One stretch of Mustelus asterias chromosome 21, sMusAst1.hap1.1, whole genome shotgun sequence DNA includes these proteins:
- the timm8b gene encoding mitochondrial import inner membrane translocase subunit Tim8 B, with translation MDGFSPTVDLASAAGGAEQTELSRMIALEQQKAQFQLKVHTFTEVCWDKCVEKPASRLDSRTETCLVSCVERFVDTTLAVTNRFAQMVQKGGH, from the coding sequence ATGGATGGTTTCAGCCCCACGGTGGATTTGGCCTCGGCTGCCGGAGGCGCGGAGCAGACGGAGCTGTCGCGGATGATCGCCCTGGAGCAGCAGAAGGCTCAGTTCCAGCTGAAGGTGCACACTTTCACTGAGGTTTGCTGGGATAAGTGTGTGGAGAAGCCGGCCTCACGCCTGGATTCGCGGACTGAGACTTGCCTGGTCAGCTGTGTGGAGCGCTTCGTGGACACCACGCTGGCCGTCACCAACCGCTTTGCCCAGATGGTGCAGAAGGGCGGGCACTGA